One Gemmatimonadaceae bacterium genomic window, CGTCTACGATCGCCTCGACAATCTCGCCCCGAAACGCTTCGAGCCCGGCGCTCATCAGCTGCACGACCGCCCACCTGTCGTAACGGTCGCAAACTAGTGACGGACAACCGTCCGCCTCGCCGTGCACCACGCGGTACGCATTCGTGATGGGCTCCAGGCTCACCCGCCGCGCGGCAGCTGCGGCAATACGCTCGTGCCACCAGTCGCCGTCGATGACTGCGCCGGGGTCGGAGTCCAGCAGCCGCAGGGATATCTCCGAACGTGGACTCCACAGCGCCCATCCGAGTGGCCGGTTTCGATTGTCCCGCACAGCCACGACACCGGCATCCGAGTCCGGCCGCTCCGACACGTCGCTCCGGTAGATCCACGGGTGTCCGGCCTGCCACCGCTTGAAACCCTTCGCGGTTACCTTTGCGGTGTCGCGCATTGTCCAATGTAACGCGCGAATCTCGTGGTTGCGGCTCCGACTCTTGCATAGGAAAAACCTCGATGCCTAGAGCTGTCGCACTCGGTATAGGTCTCGCTGCCGGCGGGCTGGTGATCCGAGAGCGGCGATTCCGGATACGCGCGGAACGACTTGGCGCCGCCACGCTCGAAACCCTGCTGGCGACAATCGACGCCAACGACGCCGTCACCGGCGCGCATGTTCGGCGCGTCGCCGATTACGCGCTGATACTAGCCGAAGCGGCCGAGCTCGATGAGCGAAAGCGGCGCAGCGTCGAGCGGGTCGCGCTCTTTCACGACATCGGCAAAATCCACGAGGCGATCAATGACATCTTTCACGACAGGAGTCGCCTGACGCCGAGTGAGTGGCGGGCGGTGATGACGCATCCACGCCGAGGCGCGGATGTACTGGAGCCGCTTCGACCATTCTATCCCGATCTGGCTGAAGGAGTCCTCTCTCACCACGAGCGATGGGATGGGACAGGCTACCCTCGGCAGCTCAAGGGACGGCGCATCCCTATGACCGCGCGGGTCGTCGCTCTCGCCGACACGTTCGATGCAGTCACTCACGAGCGCCGATACAGCCAAGCCCGCAGCATTGCCGAAGCGACGAAGGTGCTACTCGAGGGCCGCGGGACTCAGTTCGATCCGGATCTCGTGGACCTGTTCGTCAGCCCGCCGGTGATGGATCTGATTGGTGCCAGGATGGCGGCAAAGGAGAGGCCGGCCGGCAAGCACCACCGTCGCTCAAACAAGCTGATCAGCGATAGCGTGCCCGACCTCAAGTTTCGATGGCGGAGCGGAGCCGCCGCGCGGCCGCGGCAGGGTCGCTCGAGCCGAAAACCCCCGCGATAGAAGCGACTCCATACGCACCGGCGGCAATCGGGACAGCTGCATTCTCAGCCGTGACGCCGCCAATGCCCACGGCAGGGAGCCCCACCAATTGCGCGAGCCGGGAAAATCCTTCCGGTCCGAGCGGTGCTCCGGCATCGTCCTTCGAGCCCGTCGCGAAGAAGGGCCCGATCCCGACATAGTCTGCGCCTGCAGACCCAGCGACTTCGGCATCATTGCCGACCGATGCGCCAATGATGAACTCGAGAGGCGCCATCCTTCTGATCGCGGAAGGAGGGACATCGTCCGGCCCCAGATGAACCCCTGCGGCCCCCGCTGCTATCGCCACGTCGGCGCGATCGTTGACAATCACCGGAACCCCAACGGCGCGCACGAGCTCTCGCGCAACGCCAACGAGATCCCTCGCCGGAACGTCCTTCAGGCGGAGCTGAATGCACGTTGCTCCGCCATGCGCAGCAGCGGCCGCGCGCGCGATCAATCCGCTTTTACCGTCGCGGATATGGTCGGTGATCGCGATGAGTCGTATCGTCGCGGGATCTATCACCGGACCATGCGTCTGGCGATCTCGTGCTCGGCGAGCGTGTTTCGGAATTCGTGATGACCGTCCGAGTGGGCGACGAAATAGCGGTAGGAAACCTTCGCGGGATTGAGCGCCGCAAGGAGGCTGGCGCCGCCGGGTGACGAAATCGGGCCAGGTGGAAGTCCCGCGTGTACGTAAGTGTTGTACGGCGACTCTACCAGGAGGTCCTTGTACAGCAGGCGAGGAGTGTGACGGCCGAGAGCGTACTGGACGGTCGGATCAGCCTGAAGAAGCATCTTCTCCCGCAGCCGGTTGTGATACACGGCAGAGATCACCGGACGCTCTTCCGCTCGCTTTGCTTCCTCTTCGATGATCGAGGCGAGTGTCACGATTTCATGCCGGTTCATCCCCAGAGTCGAGAGCTGCAGGTTCCAATCAGGTTTCCACTCGCGCTCGAATCGACGTACCATCTCGCCGACCGCCTGACGCGCGGTCGTGCCATCCGGAAAAGCGTACGTATCAGGGAACAGGTACCCCTCGAGATTCGGCGTCGGAATATCGAGCCGACGGAGCAGTACCGTGTCGCGGACTGCAGCCGTGACTGAATCCACGGGAACCTGAAGTGTACGCGCGAGGAGCGGCGCTATCTGGTTGAGGTTGAACCCTTCCGGAATCGTGATCGTGTTGACCAGTCCGTGCCCGCCGTTCAGCGCACGCAGGATCTCCGTCCATGGAGTTCCGCGCTTCAGGAGATAGGTCCCCGGCTTGATGTTGCGGTCATCACCTTTCACGCGCGCAAGTGCTTTGAAGAAAAACGGAGAACTCACGATTCCTGCTTTCTCCAGAGAATCAGTCGCCGTGGCAAAGCTTGCTCCCTTTGGAACGATCACGCGGATTGCCGGGCCGGTGGGGCTGCCGCACGCAGTGAGCAGGACCGCCGCCATGCCGAGGAGCAACTTGTTCCGCAGTGGTCTACTCCGGCAAGTCGAGCGCATGTCTCAGCAGAATCGCTGCGGCCATCGCATCGACGTCACCTTTTCGTCCGCGCGTCGATCCACCCATCTCGCGCACTGCGCGCAGAGAAGCTGCAGTCGTGAATCTCTCGTCGACGAATCGCACGGGCAGTCCAGTGCGTTTGCCAAGCTCGGCGCCGACGGCTCTCACTTCGCGCGTCCACGATGTTTCGTCTCCGTTCTGATCGAGCGGGAGCCCGAGCACAAAGCCCCGTGCCTCGAGCGCGGTGGCGCGTCTGATAATCTCCGCCACGGGAGGGCGCTTACCGGCGCGACGCACGATGAAACCCGCGGGTGACGCAATCATCCCGAGCGGATCGCTGATGGCCAGTCCCACACGCTTCTCTCCGTAGTCCACAGCCAGATATCTGCCGAGCGCCGAAGTCATGGAATGGGTGAGCAAATTGAGGAGATGCGTCCAGCCGGCGTCAACTCCCCTGCGCCATCTGCTGGAAGAACTCGGCGTTGTTCTTCGATTTCTTCATCTGTCGCAAGAGGAATTCCACCGCTTCCGCTTCCGGCATATCCGAGAGAAACTGGCGGAGCAGAAAGACGCGGTTCATCTCGGCCTGGGTGAGAAGAAGCTCTTCCTTTCTCGTTCCGGACTTGAAGATGTCGATTGCCGGGAAGACTCTCCGGTCGGCGATCTTCCTGTCGAGAACGAGCTCCATGTTGCCGGTTCCCTTGAACTCCTCGAAAATCACGTCGTCCATGCGTGATCCGGTCTCCGTAAGCGCGGTCGCGATGATCGTCATCGATCCTCCTCCGTCGATCTTTCGCGCGCTGCCGAAAAAACGCTTTGGCTTGTGAAGGCCTGCGGCATCGACGCCGCCGGAGAGAATCTTCCCGGACTGCGGTGCCATCGCGTTGTGCGCACGCGCAAATCGAGTGAGCGAATCGAGAAGAATCACCACGTCCTTGCCGCTCTCGACGAGACGCTTTGCCTTTTCCAGAACCATGTCCGCGACCTGAACGTGCCGCGCGGCACCCTCGTCGAAGGTCGAGCTGATGACTTCAGTGCGAACCGTGCTGGCGATCATCTCCGTGACTTCCTCGGGCCGCTCATCGATCAGCAGCATGATGATCGTGACTTCCGGATGGTTCTCCGAAATGGAGTTGGCGATTTTCTGGAGGAGTATCGTTTTCCCGGCGCGCGGCGGCGAGACGATGATTCCGCGCTGGCCCTTGCCGATCGGAGCGAAGATGTCCACCACGCGCATCGAGAGGTCGCCGTCCTTCGACTCGAGGCGAAGACGTGTATCCGGATAGCGCGGCCGAAGGTTGTCGAACGGCACCCGCGACTTCGCCATCTCCGGGTCGAGCCCGTTGACGCTCTCCACCTTGAGCAGCGCGAGGTATTTCTCCCAGGCCTTTGGCGGCCGGACTTGTCCTCTGACCAGATCCCCCGTCAGCAGGCCGAAGCGCTTGATCTGGGACGGTGAGACGTAGATGTCGTCGGGTCCGGCGAGATAGCTGTAGTCCTGACTCCGCAGGAATCCGTAACCCTCGGGCAGTATCTCGAGCACGCCTTCGCCGTGCAGCGCGACATCCGAGTCGAGCAGGTTTTGCTCGATACGAAAAATCAGCTCAGGCTTAGTGACGACCGACGTTCCGGCGATCTTGAGACCGTCGGCCATGTCCTGCAGCTCGGTTACTGATTTGCGCTTGAGCTCTGCGATGTCCACTGCTAATGCGGAGGGGAAGAGAAGAGGGAAGCGCGGGGCGGGGCGCGCGTGCCCGGATTACTTGCGAAGATTCGTGTGCGGAGGGAAGACAACGGCTGTCCGGACCGTCGCTGTACTGGCGAACCTAACTGTACCTGAAAATCGGGTCAAGATTCAAAACGACAGGTATCTCAACGGATGCTTCCTGAGGTCGATCATGAGCGAGTCGAGGTTTGCCCGAGCCTGCCCCATCGCGCGCTTCAACGCGGTGTCGGAGCGCAGGCGCGAGACGCCTCCGCCCTCGGTCGAAAAGATCCGGCGAAGCGAATCGACTTCCGCTCTTACACTGGCGATTTCCCGCATCAAAGTGGAATCGCGGCGGAAGCGCCCGACGTTGCCGCTTCCGGACGATACCAGAAGCTTGATCGAATCCGTCTGCGCCATCACCCGGCGAATACGGTCGCCCAGTGCACCGCGATGGGCGAGTGCGAGCGTTCCACTTCCCTTAGTCGCGCGGTTCATGATATCCGCGCTCACGGCATGGGCGGAGCGCATCGAGGCCATGCCGGTCGATCGGAACTGGCCGATACTGGTCGTGCGATCGCTCATCAGCCGCAGGAGCCTCCCCGTGCTGTCAGCGACGCGGACGAGTCCCGCGGCAAGCGTGTCGATCTGGTCGTCGATGCCTGGCTTTCCTCCGACGAGTGCCGCGATCGTGTCACCGCTTTTCACCGGTGGAGCTGCCGCTGTGCCCCCACCGATGTAGACCACCGGACTGCCGATGAGATTTCCGCCGGCGCGTATGTCGCCGAACGAGTTTTTCCGGATCAGGTGGAAACGGTCGGCCATGATTTCCGTCTCGATGGCGAGCCGGTGGAGCGTGTCCACCGTGACCGGCCGAAACGTGATGTTCTTCACCAGCCCGACTTTCCGGCCGAGCAGCCACACGTCAGTCCCCTTGAGAACGCCTGGAGCGTGGTCGACCGTGACGTAGAGTGTCTCGGTATCGCCGTGCAGCGCGCCTACGCGGGCGAACAGGAGGATGGAGAGGACGGCGACGGTAACTCCCGCAACGCAGAGCAGACCGATCTTCAGCTCGCTCCAGTGGACCTTCGATGCCATTCAGAAAGCTACCGGGAGGGGAAGCTGGCGAGCAATCTCGGGCCGCAAAGGGGAACGGAAAAGGAACGGCCACGCTCCTGAAAGCGTGGCCGCCCGTTTCCGCGAGCGTG contains:
- a CDS encoding MlaD family protein, with the protein product MASKVHWSELKIGLLCVAGVTVAVLSILLFARVGALHGDTETLYVTVDHAPGVLKGTDVWLLGRKVGLVKNITFRPVTVDTLHRLAIETEIMADRFHLIRKNSFGDIRAGGNLIGSPVVYIGGGTAAAPPVKSGDTIAALVGGKPGIDDQIDTLAAGLVRVADSTGRLLRLMSDRTTSIGQFRSTGMASMRSAHAVSADIMNRATKGSGTLALAHRGALGDRIRRVMAQTDSIKLLVSSGSGNVGRFRRDSTLMREIASVRAEVDSLRRIFSTEGGGVSRLRSDTALKRAMGQARANLDSLMIDLRKHPLRYLSF
- a CDS encoding HD domain-containing phosphohydrolase, which gives rise to MPRAVALGIGLAAGGLVIRERRFRIRAERLGAATLETLLATIDANDAVTGAHVRRVADYALILAEAAELDERKRRSVERVALFHDIGKIHEAINDIFHDRSRLTPSEWRAVMTHPRRGADVLEPLRPFYPDLAEGVLSHHERWDGTGYPRQLKGRRIPMTARVVALADTFDAVTHERRYSQARSIAEATKVLLEGRGTQFDPDLVDLFVSPPVMDLIGARMAAKERPAGKHHRRSNKLISDSVPDLKFRWRSGAAARPRQGRSSRKPPR
- the ruvX gene encoding Holliday junction resolvase RuvX, which codes for MTSALGRYLAVDYGEKRVGLAISDPLGMIASPAGFIVRRAGKRPPVAEIIRRATALEARGFVLGLPLDQNGDETSWTREVRAVGAELGKRTGLPVRFVDERFTTAASLRAVREMGGSTRGRKGDVDAMAAAILLRHALDLPE
- the mltG gene encoding endolytic transglycosylase MltG gives rise to the protein MAAVLLTACGSPTGPAIRVIVPKGASFATATDSLEKAGIVSSPFFFKALARVKGDDRNIKPGTYLLKRGTPWTEILRALNGGHGLVNTITIPEGFNLNQIAPLLARTLQVPVDSVTAAVRDTVLLRRLDIPTPNLEGYLFPDTYAFPDGTTARQAVGEMVRRFEREWKPDWNLQLSTLGMNRHEIVTLASIIEEEAKRAEERPVISAVYHNRLREKMLLQADPTVQYALGRHTPRLLYKDLLVESPYNTYVHAGLPPGPISSPGGASLLAALNPAKVSYRYFVAHSDGHHEFRNTLAEHEIARRMVR
- the rho gene encoding transcription termination factor Rho; this encodes MDIAELKRKSVTELQDMADGLKIAGTSVVTKPELIFRIEQNLLDSDVALHGEGVLEILPEGYGFLRSQDYSYLAGPDDIYVSPSQIKRFGLLTGDLVRGQVRPPKAWEKYLALLKVESVNGLDPEMAKSRVPFDNLRPRYPDTRLRLESKDGDLSMRVVDIFAPIGKGQRGIIVSPPRAGKTILLQKIANSISENHPEVTIIMLLIDERPEEVTEMIASTVRTEVISSTFDEGAARHVQVADMVLEKAKRLVESGKDVVILLDSLTRFARAHNAMAPQSGKILSGGVDAAGLHKPKRFFGSARKIDGGGSMTIIATALTETGSRMDDVIFEEFKGTGNMELVLDRKIADRRVFPAIDIFKSGTRKEELLLTQAEMNRVFLLRQFLSDMPEAEAVEFLLRQMKKSKNNAEFFQQMAQGS
- the thiE gene encoding thiamine phosphate synthase; protein product: MIDPATIRLIAITDHIRDGKSGLIARAAAAAHGGATCIQLRLKDVPARDLVGVARELVRAVGVPVIVNDRADVAIAAGAAGVHLGPDDVPPSAIRRMAPLEFIIGASVGNDAEVAGSAGADYVGIGPFFATGSKDDAGAPLGPEGFSRLAQLVGLPAVGIGGVTAENAAVPIAAGAYGVASIAGVFGSSDPAAAARRLRSAIET